A genomic segment from Leptolyngbya boryana PCC 6306 encodes:
- a CDS encoding UbiD family decarboxylase encodes MPRDLRGFIKQIEERGQLRRIKTLVDPDLEIAEIANRMLQHGGPGLLFENVKGSNYPVAVNLMGTVERVCWAMNMESPLELETLGKKLALLYQPRPPKKFSQAIELGKVLYDVVQAKPARDFFPPCQQIVLKEGEFDFNQMPFLRVYPGDAGKVVTLGLMITKDPETKIPNVGVYRLQVQSQNTMTVQWLSVRGATRHLRKAAERGEKLEVAIALGVDPLIILAAATPLPIDLSEWLFAGIYGGTGVHLAKCKTVDLEVPADSEFVFEGTITPGETGVDGPAGDHMGYYGGVNEKAPLLRFNCVTHRKDPIYLTTFSGRPPKEDAMMALALNRIYTPILRQQVPEIIDFFLPMEALSYKAAVLSIDKAYPGQARRAALAFWSALPQFTYTKFVIVVDKDINIRDPRAVVWAITSKVDPARDVFILPENPFDSLDFATEKPGLGSRMGIDATTKIFPETDRPWADPLKSDPDVAAMVDRRWAEYGLADLELGEVDPNLFGYQIEQ; translated from the coding sequence ACTTGCGAGGATTTATCAAACAGATCGAAGAGCGCGGACAGTTGCGTCGAATTAAGACGCTGGTTGATCCGGATCTAGAAATCGCTGAGATTGCAAATCGGATGTTGCAACACGGCGGGCCAGGATTGCTGTTTGAGAATGTGAAAGGGTCAAACTATCCGGTTGCTGTCAATTTGATGGGAACTGTCGAGCGGGTTTGCTGGGCGATGAATATGGAGTCGCCGCTTGAGTTAGAAACGTTGGGGAAAAAGTTAGCGCTGTTGTATCAGCCACGTCCGCCGAAGAAATTTTCTCAAGCGATCGAACTTGGAAAAGTTCTATATGATGTCGTTCAAGCCAAACCTGCGCGGGACTTTTTCCCTCCTTGTCAGCAAATTGTGCTGAAAGAAGGTGAGTTTGATTTTAATCAAATGCCGTTTTTGCGCGTGTATCCGGGTGATGCAGGTAAAGTTGTCACGCTGGGATTGATGATTACGAAAGATCCTGAAACGAAAATTCCGAATGTTGGAGTTTATCGCTTACAGGTGCAATCGCAGAATACGATGACGGTGCAATGGCTTTCGGTGCGTGGCGCGACTCGACATTTAAGAAAAGCAGCAGAACGCGGTGAGAAATTAGAAGTTGCGATCGCGCTCGGGGTTGATCCTCTAATTATTCTGGCGGCGGCAACTCCTTTACCTATCGATCTTTCCGAATGGCTGTTTGCCGGAATTTATGGGGGAACGGGCGTACATTTAGCAAAATGCAAAACCGTTGATCTAGAAGTGCCAGCAGATTCAGAATTTGTGTTTGAAGGAACGATTACACCCGGAGAGACCGGTGTAGATGGGCCTGCGGGTGATCACATGGGGTATTACGGCGGGGTGAATGAGAAAGCGCCCTTGCTCAGATTCAACTGCGTGACGCATCGGAAAGATCCAATTTATTTGACAACCTTTAGTGGTCGTCCACCGAAGGAAGATGCCATGATGGCGCTCGCGTTGAACCGTATCTATACTCCGATTCTGCGTCAGCAAGTCCCAGAGATCATTGATTTCTTCTTGCCGATGGAAGCGTTGAGCTATAAAGCGGCGGTTTTATCGATCGATAAAGCTTATCCAGGTCAAGCGAGACGTGCAGCCTTGGCATTTTGGAGTGCGTTGCCGCAGTTTACTTACACTAAGTTTGTGATTGTGGTCGATAAGGATATCAACATTCGCGATCCGAGAGCCGTAGTCTGGGCGATTACGTCTAAAGTCGATCCGGCGCGGGATGTGTTTATCCTGCCTGAGAATCCATTTGACTCCTTGGACTTTGCGACGGAGAAACCGGGTTTGGGCAGTCGGATGGGAATTGATGCGACGACGAAGATTTTCCCAGAAACAGATCGACCCTGGGCAGACCCGCTGAAGTCTGATCCGGATGTCGCTGCAATGGTCGATCGACGTTGGGCGGAATATGGGCTTGCCGATTTGGAATTGGGTGAGGTTGATCCGAATCTGTTTGGCTACCAAATCGAGCAGTAA
- a CDS encoding YMGG-like glycine zipper-containing protein, with amino-acid sequence MTLTFKRAITPGVLAASLVSATLLPIKPAAADQNIWRDIGIGAGVGAASSAITRHKVVPNIINGAAAGAAVNQSRDLTTKKGQRPDFLRDAAVGAGTGAAVGSVTNRRHAVRNTANGAAVGAVINILTPKPRR; translated from the coding sequence ATGACTTTGACATTCAAGCGGGCGATTACTCCTGGAGTTCTTGCTGCGAGTTTAGTCAGTGCAACTCTGCTGCCGATCAAACCTGCTGCCGCCGATCAAAACATCTGGCGGGACATTGGAATTGGGGCAGGAGTTGGAGCTGCATCTAGCGCAATCACGCGACATAAGGTCGTTCCGAATATTATCAACGGAGCTGCAGCCGGAGCAGCGGTCAATCAATCGCGAGATTTAACCACGAAGAAAGGTCAGCGTCCTGACTTTCTCAGAGATGCTGCTGTGGGTGCAGGAACGGGTGCAGCAGTTGGCTCCGTGACAAATCGCCGTCATGCCGTGCGGAATACTGCGAATGGAGCTGCAGTAGGAGCGGTGATTAATATTCTGACTCCGAAGCCCCGCCGTTAG
- a CDS encoding PhoX family protein, whose amino-acid sequence MKRRNLLLFLSAAAGTAAIASLAKNHQKFSIPFQSSGSATISFKSVQGPMPLLTDAIASDQSISALAQYEIQDDLVLPEGFTYDVIGAWGDKIGDSRFGYNNDYLSFVETAANEGYLTINFEYISAIPWLQSYSKVLGKKLPVEAVQAELKKNGDRGLNAFALAEKNLLKTQIATICKEALIDQGMGVISIRKNAEGKWERTFSSNDRRITGISGLEDGRYLKCTGAAKAVFEKKSGKGYLDKLGDRIIGTFANCAGGTTPWGTVLSAEENIQTQVPDPVYADGTSFPPDRVTFRIDDEEVSGQGNVFGLAGNKYGWIVEVDPANPKDFGTKHTWLGRYRHEAVGVRAEAGKPLAFYSGCDRRGGHIYKFVSREQVTDPKDKANSRLLADGMLYAAKFNENGTGEWIALKADTPVNPDDPSTIVGGMINLPNRPAGGFAPFRKQAEIVKYKQKFKTLGDLYEGNPTEKQGAILIDAHYAANACGATCTARPEDTEIAPDGSLYIAFTSGSPDSRDGGPDQRIFKGSNGEVPYEHGFVMHLTEEGNDPAAMTFQWKMLALGGEPTAGGAGFSNPDNLMIDPDGHVWIVTDMSSDKLNKAVPKRVGKNGVPISQSNLRGLFGNNSLWFVPTSGENAGEAYLFAMAPMEAELTGPFMSRDRQSLFLAVQHPGEFKGIRQGMKSEARQFAMRTPDGKDFTQIRQVPLGSNFPSKKADAPPRPCVVVVSRDAGKAIAGYATDTTIV is encoded by the coding sequence ATGAAACGCCGGAATTTGTTGCTTTTTCTGAGTGCAGCGGCGGGAACTGCTGCGATCGCGAGTCTTGCAAAGAATCATCAGAAGTTTTCAATCCCTTTTCAGTCTTCTGGCTCGGCAACTATCAGCTTCAAATCAGTTCAAGGTCCAATGCCGCTTTTGACAGATGCAATTGCCTCAGATCAGAGCATTTCGGCATTGGCTCAGTACGAAATTCAAGACGATCTGGTCTTACCTGAAGGCTTTACCTATGATGTGATTGGAGCCTGGGGCGATAAGATTGGAGACTCACGGTTTGGGTATAACAATGACTATCTTTCATTTGTTGAAACGGCTGCAAATGAAGGCTATCTCACCATTAATTTTGAATATATTAGTGCAATTCCTTGGTTGCAGAGCTACTCGAAAGTACTGGGTAAAAAGCTGCCCGTCGAAGCGGTTCAGGCAGAATTGAAAAAGAACGGCGATCGGGGGTTGAATGCGTTTGCATTGGCTGAGAAGAATCTGCTCAAGACTCAGATCGCAACCATCTGCAAAGAAGCCTTGATTGATCAAGGGATGGGTGTGATTTCGATTCGCAAAAATGCAGAAGGCAAGTGGGAACGAACTTTTTCGTCCAACGATCGACGAATTACCGGAATTTCTGGTCTAGAAGATGGACGCTATCTCAAATGCACAGGAGCCGCAAAAGCCGTCTTTGAGAAGAAATCGGGTAAAGGGTATTTGGACAAATTGGGCGATCGTATAATTGGAACGTTTGCAAACTGTGCAGGAGGGACAACGCCTTGGGGCACTGTGCTTAGTGCAGAAGAGAATATTCAAACCCAAGTTCCTGATCCGGTGTATGCAGATGGCACTTCTTTTCCGCCCGATCGCGTGACGTTCAGAATCGACGATGAAGAAGTGTCTGGGCAGGGAAACGTCTTTGGGCTAGCAGGTAATAAGTACGGCTGGATTGTTGAAGTAGATCCTGCGAATCCCAAAGATTTCGGCACAAAGCACACTTGGTTAGGGCGTTATCGACATGAAGCAGTTGGAGTCAGAGCGGAAGCTGGTAAGCCGCTAGCATTTTATTCAGGCTGCGATCGACGAGGTGGACATATTTATAAATTTGTCAGCCGTGAGCAGGTTACTGATCCGAAAGATAAAGCAAATTCTCGGTTACTAGCTGACGGAATGCTTTATGCTGCAAAGTTCAATGAGAATGGCACAGGAGAATGGATTGCGCTCAAAGCAGATACCCCCGTGAATCCTGACGATCCAAGTACGATCGTGGGTGGAATGATCAATCTCCCCAATCGTCCGGCAGGCGGCTTCGCGCCATTTCGCAAGCAAGCAGAGATTGTGAAATACAAACAAAAATTCAAAACCTTGGGCGATCTCTATGAAGGCAATCCAACCGAAAAACAAGGTGCGATTTTGATTGATGCTCACTATGCCGCGAATGCTTGTGGTGCAACCTGTACAGCCCGCCCTGAAGATACAGAAATTGCACCCGATGGTTCACTCTACATTGCGTTTACTTCTGGCTCACCCGATAGTCGCGATGGTGGTCCTGATCAGCGCATTTTCAAAGGGTCGAATGGCGAAGTGCCTTATGAGCATGGATTTGTGATGCACTTAACTGAGGAAGGTAATGATCCGGCTGCAATGACATTTCAGTGGAAAATGCTAGCCCTCGGAGGTGAACCAACCGCAGGTGGTGCGGGCTTCTCGAATCCGGATAACTTAATGATTGACCCTGATGGGCATGTTTGGATTGTGACGGATATGTCGTCTGACAAGCTCAATAAAGCAGTGCCAAAACGGGTTGGTAAAAACGGAGTTCCAATCAGCCAGTCGAATTTGCGCGGATTGTTTGGCAATAATAGTCTGTGGTTTGTTCCAACTTCGGGCGAGAATGCTGGCGAGGCGTATTTGTTTGCGATGGCTCCGATGGAGGCAGAACTTACAGGACCATTTATGAGTCGCGATCGCCAATCTCTCTTTTTGGCAGTTCAGCATCCTGGCGAATTTAAAGGGATTCGCCAGGGGATGAAATCTGAGGCTCGGCAATTTGCGATGAGAACACCGGATGGGAAAGATTTTACCCAAATCCGTCAAGTGCCGCTTGGATCTAATTTTCCGAGTAAAAAAGCGGATGCGCCACCTCGTCCTTGTGTCGTGGTGGTGTCGAGAGATGCAGGAAAAGCGATCGCAGGTTACGCTACAGATACAACGATCGTCTAA